The Tenrec ecaudatus isolate mTenEca1 chromosome 6, mTenEca1.hap1, whole genome shotgun sequence genome has a window encoding:
- the SCAF11 gene encoding protein SCAF11 isoform X1, translating into MKKKTIYTLNVGDQEYEDMEGEGTRDDTATVLLYSEVDRCPICLNCLLEKEVGFPENCNHVFCMPCILKWAEILSSCPIDRKPFQAVFTFSALGGYIKIQIQRQSEKTKDKKNESLFKKPLSCHESSKNCIRQKAIVKEDLLSVQFYDMKMLHRGPFYTAAEWHCTESCSQLLPGNSSYSGAREKKNGTTKINKPRRSNCTNQCFRNFFSNIFSSSSHTGESSNTHRSYCTEFLEVNEISAVIRQKRQELEISWFRDTLPGIGRNDFIPWNIETEILPLGSSVLPRTIFPTRTTALENFGTSCKGYALAHTQEGEEKKQASGASNTRGSRRKPAATTPTRRSARNMRSETVSQSQRSPVSAVPGCDAPDSNNASVSVSSSAESEKQTRQAPKRKSVRRGRKPPLLKKKLRSSVPPPEKSSSSESVDEETAESDPPPVLQKEHQPDIECSSNTCIVQADEENKSANDLRSCSEHIDAHEEHIENPDTEETAKALDSNSYAQDPDTEETVKASCSESYSQDPDTEEPAKTSYSESYSLDPDTEEPAKTSYSESYSLDPDTEEPVKTSYSESSSQDPVLVEEEATKQIEITGIENDVLCVESDISKNTGEKGGDLMANQNDVSEPLELEVKTDKCTDHPPNDFRTFSVSEIEVHQPVSSPVGEVLKNVESVVNEKKHESPIMEIVDHRDATVETEELLESPKLASPDGESVPAINKSECSQVQLTQHIEAKDSKLISKCEDLGNEHFNSTQGSENNLLKNDFDNTKLGHCLEEKTESRDEHLTSEDLPSTHSEEIQKHFSEDNNETIPMECESFCSDQSESAVGASGNADAKELNEKSVEHSSEKNIPPSDPASGKIETVCPPPESPVEIADKGKKPRTRRSRFHSPSTTWSPATETTREKKRSQSPSPKKHTGKESRRSQSPSPKKEPARGRRKSRSQSPRKDTARERRRSHSRSPKKESSKEGKKSDSLSPKRDTSRENRRSQSRVKESSPREKSRSRSRERESDREGQRRDRDRERRTRRWSRSRSRSRSPSRSRTKSKSSSFGRNDRDSYSPRWKERWTNDGWRCPRGNDRYRKSDSEKQNENTRKEKNDISPDADDLNSDKRRNDCPNWVTEKINSGPDPRTRNPEKVKDTHWEENRNENSGNSWNKNLGSGWMSNRGRGNRGRGTYRGGFAYTDQSENRWQNRKPLSGNSNSSGNEPFKFAEQQPHTRNNEHGFSFDTPADRSGWTSASSWAVRKTLPADVQNYYSRRGRNSSGSQSGWMRQEEETTEQDSNLKDQTNQQGDGSQLPINMMQPQVNAQVNVMQQQMNAQHQPMNMFPYPVGVHAPLMNIQRNPFNMHPPLPLHLHTGVPVMQVAAPASVSQGPPPPPPPPPPSQQVNYTASQPDGKQLQGIPSASHVSNNMSAPVLPAPTAAPGNVGTVQGASSGNASSSSHSTASNAAVKLAESKVSVTVEASADSSKTDKKLQIQEKAAQEVKLAIKPFYQNKDITKEEYKEIVRKAVDKVCHSKSGEVNATKVANLVKAYVDKYKYSRKGSQKKSLEEAGSTDKATG; encoded by the exons gGGGCCCATTTTACACTGCAGCAGAATGGCACTGCACAGaatcctgttcacagttactccCAG GAAACTCTTCTTACAGTGGagccagagaaaagaaaaatggaacaACAAAGATAAATAAG CCTCGAAGATCAAACTGTACAAATCAATGCTTCAGAAATTTTTTCTCCAATATATTTTCTTCTAGTAGTCACACTGGAGAATCTTCTAATACCCATAGGTCATACTG TACAGAGTTTTTAGAAGTCAATGAAATCAGTGCAGTGATTAGGCAGaaaagacaggaactggaaatttCGTGGTTTCGTGATACATTACCTGGAATTGGAAG AAATGATTTTATACCTTGGAATATTGAAACCGAAATTCTTCCTCTCGGCTCTTCTGTGTTGCCAAGAACTATTTTTCCAACAAGAACCACGGCTTTAGAAAATTTTG GTACTTCTTGCAAGGGATATGCATTAGCACATACTCAAGAAGGAGAAGAGAAGAAGCAAGCTTCTGGCGCATCAAATACCAGAGGATCAAGACGAAAACCTGCCGCAACAACGCCTACAAGGAGATCTGCACGTAACATGAGATCTGAAACAGTCAGTCAGTCTCAGAGGTCTCCAGTGTCAGCTGTTCCTGGTTGTGATGCCCCAGATAGCAATAATGCTTCTGTGAGTGTCTCCTCTTCAGCtgagtcagaaaaacaaacaagacagGCGCCAAAACGAAAATCTGTAAGAAGAGGGCGAAAACCACCTTTACTGAAAAAGAAATTACGGAGCTCTGTACCTCCCCCTGAAAAATCATCTTCCAGTGAGTCAGTAGATGAAGAAACAGCAGAATCTGACCCACCACCTGTGTTACAGAAAGAGCATCAACCAGACATAGAATGTAGTAGTAACACTTGTAttgtgcaggcagatgaagaaaacaagtctGCTAATGACTTGAGAAGTTGCAGTGAGCATATAGATGCACATGAAGAACATATTGAGAACCCTGATACAGAGGAAACGGCAAAGGCTTTAGATTCTAACTCTTACGCCCAAGATCCTGATACAGAGGAAACAGTCAAAGCCTCCTGTTCTGAGTCTTATTCCCAAGATCCTGACACAGAGGAACCAGCAAAGACTTCCTATTCTGAGTCTTATTCCCTAGATCCTGATACAGAGGAACCAGCAAAGACTTCCTATTCTGAGTCTTATTCCCTAGATCCTGATACAGAGGAACCAGTAAAGACTTCCTATTCTGAGTCCTCTTCCCAAGATCCTGTGTTAGTTGAGGAGGAAGCAACTAAACAAATTGAAATTACCGGTATAGAAAATGATGTTCTGTGTGTAGAAAGTGACATTTCTAAAAATACAGGTGAAAAAGGAGGTGATCTGATGGCAAATCAAAACGATGTATCTGAACCTTTAGAATTAGAGGTAAAAACAGATAAATGCACAGATCATCCTCCAAATGATTTCCGTACATTCTCAGTATCTGAAATTGAAGTCCACCAACCTGTATCTAGTCCTGTAGGTGAGGTCCTGAAGAATGTAGAATCAGTGGTTAATGAAAAAAAACACGAGAGTCCCATTATGGAAATTGTTGATCACAGAGATGCTACAGTAGAAACAGAAGAGCTTTTAGAGAGTCCTAAGTTAGCCTCTCCTGATGGTGAAAGTGTACCAGCAATAAACAAATCTGAGTGCTCACAGGTTCAGTTGACTCAGCACATTGAAGCCAAAGATTCAAAATTGATTTCAAAGTGTGAGGATCTAGGGAATGAACATTTCAATAGTACTCAAGGCtctgaaaataatttattaaaaaatgattttgacAATACGAAATTAGGCCATTGTTTAGAAGAAAAGACTGAATCTCGGGATGAACATCTCACGTCTGAAGATTTGCCTAGCACACACTCTGAGGAGATCCAGAAGCATTTTAGCGAGGACAACAACGAAACAATCCCGATGGAGTGTGAATCATTCTGTAGTGACCAGAGTGAATCTGCAGTGGGAGCTTCCGGGAATGCTGATGCAAAGGAATTGAATGAAAAGTCTGTGGAGCATAGTTCTGAAAAGAATATACCACCTTCTGATCCTGCAAGTGGAAAAATTGAAACTGTATGTCCACCTCCTGAAAGCCCAGTAGAGATAGCAGACAAGGGCAAAAAACCCCGCACTCGAAGGTCTCGATTTCATTCCCCATCGacaacctggtctcctgctactgAAACGACACGAGAAAAGAAGCGCTCTCAGTCTCCATCTCCTAAGAAACACACTgggaaagaaagcagaaggtccCAGTCACCATCTCCTAAGAAAGAACCAGCACGAGGACGAAGGAAATCTCGTTCTCAGTCCCCTAGAAAGGACACTGCGAGAGAAAGGAGGCGCTCTCACTCTCGGTCTCCCAAAAAAGAGAGTAGTAAGGAAGGCAAAAAATCTGACTCACTCTCCCCCAAAAGAGATACGTCTAGGGAGAACAGAAGATCCCAATCCAGAGTGAAAGAGAGCTCGCCAAGAGAAAAGTCCAGGTCAcggagcagagaaagagaaagtgaTAGAGAGGGGCAGAGGAGAGATCGAGATAGAGAAAGGAGAACCAGAAGGTGGTCGAGGTCCAGATCTCGTTCCAGGTCACCATCAAGATCCAGGACAAAAAGCAAGAGCTCATCGTTCGGTCGAAATGATAGAGACAGTTACTCCCCTCGGTGGAAAGAAAGATGGACAAATGACGGTTGGAGATGCCCACGAGGAAATGATCGCTACAGAAAGAGTGACTCAGAGAAACAGAATGAAAatacaagaaaagagaaaaatgacaTCAGTCCAGATGCTGATGATCTAAATTCTGACAAACGCAGAAATGACTGTCCTAATTGGGTAACAGAAAAAATAAATTCAGGGCCCGATCCACGGACCAGAAATCCAGAAAAGGTAAAAGACACTCACtgggaagaaaacagaaatgaaaattcAGGGAATTCTTGGAATAAAAATTTAGGTTCAGGTTGGATGTCTAATCGTGGTAGAGGTAACAGGGGCAGAGGCACTTACAGAGGTGGTTTTGCCTACACAGATCAGAGTGAAAACCGGTGGCAAAACCGTAAACCCCTTTCAGGGAATTCAAATAGTTCAGGGAATGAGCCCTTCAAGTTTGCAGAGCAACAGCCCCATACTCGGAACAATGAGCACGGGTTCTCGTTCGATACACCAGCAGACCGTTCAGGATGGACGTCTGCATCTAGTTGGGCCGTGAGAAAGACTCTCCCTGCAGATGTTCAGAACTATTATTCACGGAGAGGAAGGAATTCTTCAGGGTCACAGTCTGGATGGATGAGACAAGAGGAGGAAACGACTGAACAAG aTTCTAActtaaaagaccaaacaaaccaacaaggtGATGGTTCTCAACTACCTATAAATATGATGCAGCCACAAGTGAATGCACAAGTGAATGTAATGCAGCAACAAATGAATGCACAACACCAGCCCATGAACATGTTCCCATATCCAGTGGGTGTTCACGCTCCTCTGATGAACATCCAACGCAATCCATTTAACATGCACCCCCCGCTACCTTTGCATCTCCACACGGGAGTGCCTGTCATGCAGGTAGCTGCTCCTGCCAGTGTATCTCagggaccaccaccaccaccacctcctcccccaccatcccaacAAGTCAACTACACAGCTTCACAACCAGATGGGAAACAATTGCAG GGTATTCCTAGTGCTTCTCATGTAAGTAATAACATGAGTGCACCAGTCTTGCCTGCTCCGACAGCAGCCCCAGGAAATGTGGGCACAGTTCAGGGAGCAAGTTCTGGTAATGCTTCATCCTCGAGTCACAGCACGGCCTCTAATGCTGCTGTAAAACTGGCGGAAAGCAAAGTAAGTGTTACAGTGGAAGCCAGCGCAGATAGCTCCAAGACAGACAAG AAATTGCAAATTCAAGAAAAAGCAGCCCAGGAGGTAAAATTGGCCATTAAACCATTTTACCAAAATAAAGACATCACCAAGGAAGAGTATAAGGAGATCGTCCGGAAAGCAGTGGATAAA GTCTGTCACAGTAAGAGTGGAGAAGTGAATGCTACTAAAGTTGCAAATCTGGTGAAAGCCTATGTCGACAAGTACAAGTACTCACGGAAGGGGagccagaagaaaagcctggaggaAGCCGGGTCCACTGACAAAGCCACTGGCTGA
- the SCAF11 gene encoding protein SCAF11 isoform X2, which produces MKKKTIYTLNVGDQEYEDMEGEGTRDDTATVLLYSEVDRCPICLNCLLEKEVGFPENCNHVFCMPCILKWAEILSSCPIDRKPFQAVFTFSALGGYIKIQIQRQSEKTKDKKNESLFKKPLSCHESSKNCIRQKAIVKEDLLSVQFYDMKMLHRGPFYTAAEWHCTESCSQLLPGNSSYSGAREKKNGTTKINKPRRSNCTNQCFRNFFSNIFSSSSHTGESSNTHRSYCTEFLEVNEISAVIRQKRQELEISWFRDTLPGIGRNDFIPWNIETEILPLGSSVLPRTIFPTRTTALENFGTSCKGYALAHTQEGEEKKQASGASNTRGSRRKPAATTPTRRSARNMRSETVSQSQRSPVSAVPGCDAPDSNNASVSVSSSAESEKQTRQAPKRKSVRRGRKPPLLKKKLRSSVPPPEKSSSSESVDEETAESDPPPVLQKEHQPDIECSSNTCIVQADEENKSANDLRSCSEHIDAHEEHIENPDTEETAKALDSNSYAQDPDTEETVKASCSESYSQDPDTEEPAKTSYSESYSLDPDTEEPAKTSYSESYSLDPDTEEPVKTSYSESSSQDPVLVEEEATKQIEITGIENDVLCVESDISKNTGEKGGDLMANQNDVSEPLELEVKTDKCTDHPPNDFRTFSVSEIEVHQPVSSPVGEVLKNVESVVNEKKHESPIMEIVDHRDATVETEELLESPKLASPDGESVPAINKSECSQVQLTQHIEAKDSKLISKCEDLGNEHFNSTQGSENNLLKNDFDNTKLGHCLEEKTESRDEHLTSEDLPSTHSEEIQKHFSEDNNETIPMECESFCSDQSESAVGASGNADAKELNEKSVEHSSEKNIPPSDPASGKIETVCPPPESPVEIADKGKKPRTRRSRFHSPSTTWSPATETTREKKRSQSPSPKKHTGKESRRSQSPSPKKEPARGRRKSRSQSPRKDTARERRRSHSRSPKKESSKEGKKSDSLSPKRDTSRENRRSQSRVKESSPREKSRSRSRERESDREGQRRDRDRERRTRRWSRSRSRSRSPSRSRTKSKSSSFGRNDRDSYSPRWKERWTNDGWRCPRGNDRYRKSDSEKQNENTRKEKNDISPDADDLNSDKRRNDCPNWVTEKINSGPDPRTRNPEKVKDTHWEENRNENSGNSWNKNLGSGWMSNRGRGNRGRGTYRGGFAYTDQSENRWQNRKPLSGNSNSSGNEPFKFAEQQPHTRNNEHGFSFDTPADRSGWTSASSWAVRKTLPADVQNYYSRRGRNSSGSQSGWMRQEEETTEQDSNLKDQTNQQGDGSQLPINMMQPQVNAQVNVMQQQMNAQHQPMNMFPYPVGVHAPLMNIQRNPFNMHPPLPLHLHTGVPVMQVAAPASVSQGPPPPPPPPPPSQQVNYTASQPDGKQLQGIPSASHVSNNMSAPVLPAPTAAPGNVGTVQGASSGNASSSSHSTASNAAVKLAESKKLQIQEKAAQEVKLAIKPFYQNKDITKEEYKEIVRKAVDKVCHSKSGEVNATKVANLVKAYVDKYKYSRKGSQKKSLEEAGSTDKATG; this is translated from the exons gGGGCCCATTTTACACTGCAGCAGAATGGCACTGCACAGaatcctgttcacagttactccCAG GAAACTCTTCTTACAGTGGagccagagaaaagaaaaatggaacaACAAAGATAAATAAG CCTCGAAGATCAAACTGTACAAATCAATGCTTCAGAAATTTTTTCTCCAATATATTTTCTTCTAGTAGTCACACTGGAGAATCTTCTAATACCCATAGGTCATACTG TACAGAGTTTTTAGAAGTCAATGAAATCAGTGCAGTGATTAGGCAGaaaagacaggaactggaaatttCGTGGTTTCGTGATACATTACCTGGAATTGGAAG AAATGATTTTATACCTTGGAATATTGAAACCGAAATTCTTCCTCTCGGCTCTTCTGTGTTGCCAAGAACTATTTTTCCAACAAGAACCACGGCTTTAGAAAATTTTG GTACTTCTTGCAAGGGATATGCATTAGCACATACTCAAGAAGGAGAAGAGAAGAAGCAAGCTTCTGGCGCATCAAATACCAGAGGATCAAGACGAAAACCTGCCGCAACAACGCCTACAAGGAGATCTGCACGTAACATGAGATCTGAAACAGTCAGTCAGTCTCAGAGGTCTCCAGTGTCAGCTGTTCCTGGTTGTGATGCCCCAGATAGCAATAATGCTTCTGTGAGTGTCTCCTCTTCAGCtgagtcagaaaaacaaacaagacagGCGCCAAAACGAAAATCTGTAAGAAGAGGGCGAAAACCACCTTTACTGAAAAAGAAATTACGGAGCTCTGTACCTCCCCCTGAAAAATCATCTTCCAGTGAGTCAGTAGATGAAGAAACAGCAGAATCTGACCCACCACCTGTGTTACAGAAAGAGCATCAACCAGACATAGAATGTAGTAGTAACACTTGTAttgtgcaggcagatgaagaaaacaagtctGCTAATGACTTGAGAAGTTGCAGTGAGCATATAGATGCACATGAAGAACATATTGAGAACCCTGATACAGAGGAAACGGCAAAGGCTTTAGATTCTAACTCTTACGCCCAAGATCCTGATACAGAGGAAACAGTCAAAGCCTCCTGTTCTGAGTCTTATTCCCAAGATCCTGACACAGAGGAACCAGCAAAGACTTCCTATTCTGAGTCTTATTCCCTAGATCCTGATACAGAGGAACCAGCAAAGACTTCCTATTCTGAGTCTTATTCCCTAGATCCTGATACAGAGGAACCAGTAAAGACTTCCTATTCTGAGTCCTCTTCCCAAGATCCTGTGTTAGTTGAGGAGGAAGCAACTAAACAAATTGAAATTACCGGTATAGAAAATGATGTTCTGTGTGTAGAAAGTGACATTTCTAAAAATACAGGTGAAAAAGGAGGTGATCTGATGGCAAATCAAAACGATGTATCTGAACCTTTAGAATTAGAGGTAAAAACAGATAAATGCACAGATCATCCTCCAAATGATTTCCGTACATTCTCAGTATCTGAAATTGAAGTCCACCAACCTGTATCTAGTCCTGTAGGTGAGGTCCTGAAGAATGTAGAATCAGTGGTTAATGAAAAAAAACACGAGAGTCCCATTATGGAAATTGTTGATCACAGAGATGCTACAGTAGAAACAGAAGAGCTTTTAGAGAGTCCTAAGTTAGCCTCTCCTGATGGTGAAAGTGTACCAGCAATAAACAAATCTGAGTGCTCACAGGTTCAGTTGACTCAGCACATTGAAGCCAAAGATTCAAAATTGATTTCAAAGTGTGAGGATCTAGGGAATGAACATTTCAATAGTACTCAAGGCtctgaaaataatttattaaaaaatgattttgacAATACGAAATTAGGCCATTGTTTAGAAGAAAAGACTGAATCTCGGGATGAACATCTCACGTCTGAAGATTTGCCTAGCACACACTCTGAGGAGATCCAGAAGCATTTTAGCGAGGACAACAACGAAACAATCCCGATGGAGTGTGAATCATTCTGTAGTGACCAGAGTGAATCTGCAGTGGGAGCTTCCGGGAATGCTGATGCAAAGGAATTGAATGAAAAGTCTGTGGAGCATAGTTCTGAAAAGAATATACCACCTTCTGATCCTGCAAGTGGAAAAATTGAAACTGTATGTCCACCTCCTGAAAGCCCAGTAGAGATAGCAGACAAGGGCAAAAAACCCCGCACTCGAAGGTCTCGATTTCATTCCCCATCGacaacctggtctcctgctactgAAACGACACGAGAAAAGAAGCGCTCTCAGTCTCCATCTCCTAAGAAACACACTgggaaagaaagcagaaggtccCAGTCACCATCTCCTAAGAAAGAACCAGCACGAGGACGAAGGAAATCTCGTTCTCAGTCCCCTAGAAAGGACACTGCGAGAGAAAGGAGGCGCTCTCACTCTCGGTCTCCCAAAAAAGAGAGTAGTAAGGAAGGCAAAAAATCTGACTCACTCTCCCCCAAAAGAGATACGTCTAGGGAGAACAGAAGATCCCAATCCAGAGTGAAAGAGAGCTCGCCAAGAGAAAAGTCCAGGTCAcggagcagagaaagagaaagtgaTAGAGAGGGGCAGAGGAGAGATCGAGATAGAGAAAGGAGAACCAGAAGGTGGTCGAGGTCCAGATCTCGTTCCAGGTCACCATCAAGATCCAGGACAAAAAGCAAGAGCTCATCGTTCGGTCGAAATGATAGAGACAGTTACTCCCCTCGGTGGAAAGAAAGATGGACAAATGACGGTTGGAGATGCCCACGAGGAAATGATCGCTACAGAAAGAGTGACTCAGAGAAACAGAATGAAAatacaagaaaagagaaaaatgacaTCAGTCCAGATGCTGATGATCTAAATTCTGACAAACGCAGAAATGACTGTCCTAATTGGGTAACAGAAAAAATAAATTCAGGGCCCGATCCACGGACCAGAAATCCAGAAAAGGTAAAAGACACTCACtgggaagaaaacagaaatgaaaattcAGGGAATTCTTGGAATAAAAATTTAGGTTCAGGTTGGATGTCTAATCGTGGTAGAGGTAACAGGGGCAGAGGCACTTACAGAGGTGGTTTTGCCTACACAGATCAGAGTGAAAACCGGTGGCAAAACCGTAAACCCCTTTCAGGGAATTCAAATAGTTCAGGGAATGAGCCCTTCAAGTTTGCAGAGCAACAGCCCCATACTCGGAACAATGAGCACGGGTTCTCGTTCGATACACCAGCAGACCGTTCAGGATGGACGTCTGCATCTAGTTGGGCCGTGAGAAAGACTCTCCCTGCAGATGTTCAGAACTATTATTCACGGAGAGGAAGGAATTCTTCAGGGTCACAGTCTGGATGGATGAGACAAGAGGAGGAAACGACTGAACAAG aTTCTAActtaaaagaccaaacaaaccaacaaggtGATGGTTCTCAACTACCTATAAATATGATGCAGCCACAAGTGAATGCACAAGTGAATGTAATGCAGCAACAAATGAATGCACAACACCAGCCCATGAACATGTTCCCATATCCAGTGGGTGTTCACGCTCCTCTGATGAACATCCAACGCAATCCATTTAACATGCACCCCCCGCTACCTTTGCATCTCCACACGGGAGTGCCTGTCATGCAGGTAGCTGCTCCTGCCAGTGTATCTCagggaccaccaccaccaccacctcctcccccaccatcccaacAAGTCAACTACACAGCTTCACAACCAGATGGGAAACAATTGCAG GGTATTCCTAGTGCTTCTCATGTAAGTAATAACATGAGTGCACCAGTCTTGCCTGCTCCGACAGCAGCCCCAGGAAATGTGGGCACAGTTCAGGGAGCAAGTTCTGGTAATGCTTCATCCTCGAGTCACAGCACGGCCTCTAATGCTGCTGTAAAACTGGCGGAAAGCAAA AAATTGCAAATTCAAGAAAAAGCAGCCCAGGAGGTAAAATTGGCCATTAAACCATTTTACCAAAATAAAGACATCACCAAGGAAGAGTATAAGGAGATCGTCCGGAAAGCAGTGGATAAA GTCTGTCACAGTAAGAGTGGAGAAGTGAATGCTACTAAAGTTGCAAATCTGGTGAAAGCCTATGTCGACAAGTACAAGTACTCACGGAAGGGGagccagaagaaaagcctggaggaAGCCGGGTCCACTGACAAAGCCACTGGCTGA